AAAAACCGAGCGCATCTCGCTTTCACTTTCAAATTCATTCATTTCGAATAGCTGTCTCATCAGTTCCACGATAATAGGCGTTTCACATAAGCCGGTAACGTAGTAAAGATTAACTTCATGATTTAGCAGATGCAACGTACGAAAACCTATATCAAATGATTGACCGACACCCACCCGTTCATTCATTACTTTACGATTTTGTTCTAGTTTCATCACAATTGGGGTTTTGCACGGCTCACTCAAAGATGTCACCTCCCTAATCAATTTCTATCCTTTCGGTTTAAAAAAGACAGCTACGATAAAACCGAATAATATGGCTGATGCGATACCTGCTGATGTTAACTCAAAAATACCAATAGCTATGCCTATAATGCCATGTTCATCCGCTTGTTCCATAGCCCCATGTAAAAGCGAATGACCGAAGCTTGTAATTGGGACCGTTGCACCTGCGCCCGCAAATTCAATCAAATTATCATATAAGTCAAATGCATCGAGCACCGCACCGGCTACTACGAAAGATGACATGACGTGGGCAGGAGTTAATTTCGCGAAGTCAAGTAATAGCTGCCCAATCACACAGATTCCTCCACCTACCACAAAAGCCCATAGAAAATTCATCGAGAGGTTTCTCCTTTCGTTAAAACTACAGCATGTGCGATACCAGGGATGGATTCTTTCTGCTGTATCATCATAGGACTCATTAAAGCTCCAGTTGCGACGATTAATATACGCTGGTAAGTACCCAGCTTTAAATCATCGAGTAACTTTCCATAGGTAACGACGGCCGAACAGGCACATCCGCTTCCCCCGCTAAAAACGGGCTGGTCACTATGATAAACCATTAAACCGCAATCCTTATGAACAGGTGTAATATCATAACCATCCTGCTTCATTAAATCACGTAGAATTGGTGTTCCTATTGAAGATAAATCCCCAGTAGCAATGACATCATAATCTTCCGGTACTCTTCCCATATCCTCCAGGTGGGTTTTAATTGTATCCCAGGCAGCGGGAGCCATAGCCGATCCCATATCAAATGGATCTTTAATTTTGTAATCCATGACTTTTCCAATAGTAGCTGCTTCAATTTTTACTGGAGAAGGCGTCGTCGATACTAACGCTGCGCCACTTCCTGTTACCGTAAAGGTTGCCGTCTTAGGTTTTTGTCCTCCATATTCAGTTGGGTATCTAAACTGCCTTTCTGCCGTGGCATTATGTGAGCTTACTGCCACTAATGCCTGTTTTGAGTAGCCAGATTCTACTAAAGCTGCAGCTGTAGCTAAGGTTTCCATGCTGGTAGAACAGGCACCGAACATACCAATCAAAGGGATTCCTAATTGTCTGGCAACATAGTTGCCCGTAACGTTCTGGTTCAATAAATCACCTGCTAAAAATAAATCAACACTCGATTCGTCTACTCCTGCTTTTTGAAGACAGGAATGGACAGCATCTATCATCAAACGACGTTCCGCCAGCTCCCAGTTTTCTTCTCCGCAGTGAAGATCATCATGAACACGATCAAAAGTGCTGCTGAGTGGCCCCTGTCCTTCTAGAGGACCTACTGCGGTACCTGAAGATTGTATATAAACTGGATTAGTAAAAGACCATGATTGCACGCCCGTTTTTCCCATAGTATATTCCTCCTAAAAGATAAGCGACCAAAGATAACGTAATATACCTAGCACATAAGCAGCTACTACTCCAAACACAATGACAGATCCCGCCAGTTTAAATAAGTTTGTGGCTACACCTAGAACCAGCCCCTCACTCTTATGCTCAAGTGCTGCAGATGTAACTGAATTAGCAAATCCGGTCACTGGAACGGCCGAGCCCGCACCTGCAAACTGTCCCAGTTTATCGTAAACTCCGAAGCCTGTAGCCAGTGCAGACAAAAGAATTAACGTAGCTACAGTGGGGTTGCCTGCATCCTTTTCAGAGTAATCAAACCAATGAACGTACATTTCTGTAATCAATTCTCCAAACACACATATTAGTCCCCCTACAATGAAGGCCTTAATTACATTAAGTACATAAGGAGGTTTAGGTTGATAAGTTTTACTCGCCTTCTCATAATTCTGTTCGTTCAGTTTTTGTTTGTCCAAAGCATATACCTCCTCTATTTTATAAGTGGTTATCGAACAAAGACCAGCCACTGAAAAAGTGATCCGGCAATTTTACCTAGAACGAGAGCCATAAGAAGAGTAAATAAAAAACCATCTACACCGACTCTTTTAAATAAAAGTGGAAATACATTCAATACTTCTGTTAATGCAGCTGCCAGCATTCCAATAAAGATTCCGTGAAAAAGCCCCCAGATCACAAGACCAATGATAGATACTTGTATGGGACCATCGCCAAACGATAAGTATATTCCAAAGAATACTCCCAGAATAACCGCTGCCTCATACAAGCGCAGCTTAGACTCTGAGTGGCTAAGCTGCATTAATCGAGGTACAATCCCTAATACAGTTAAAAAAGCAACGAAACCGGTCCCCACAGCTATACCTGAGGCAAGTCCGATAAGTGCTTCAATGATCTGCATCCTGTTTTTCCACCTTATTTTCTTTTACAGCTACGTACCGATCTAAATCTTGCTGATAATTGAAGATTTCTACTTCCATAGGACTTGGTTCTTCGTTAAAACGTTTTTGAAACCAATGATTAAAGAACAGGATCATCCCTATTCCAAGCCCCAGAGAATAAGGAACTTGAATCCATAAAGGATGTTCTTTCTCTTCTCCCGTGAGCATGAAATGGAGTTTTTGCTGTACAGATTCCATGCTTACGTCATAATGAAAGTTCATAATGGCCATGGCGGCACCGATAAAAAGAAGCACCCAAATCCCTGAAATCAGTAAAAGAGAAGGTTGCTTTTTATGCTTTTCAATGTGAACGACACATTGGGTTGGACCGAGCAGTTCTACTTCTACTTGGGGAAACTTAGAAAGAACTTGTTCAATAATCATGAAGCCATCAATAACTACTATGTTTTGGTCATCAGCTTTCACTTTGTGAACAACCATATTTGGTAACACAGTTTCGTAACGTCTGGATCCAGTGATACGAGCTATATCTCCTAATCGTATCGTCGATAAATGGTCTGTATTTATCGATTGTTTGATACGGATATAAACAGGAGTCGTCATAATTTCGCCTCCCTGTCTGTGACTTACGCTTATTATGTGTGCGATTGGAAAAAAACATACAATTGCATACAACAAAAAAACTGCGCTCTTATTGAACGCAGTTTAACTCGTATCATTCATCGTCTGTTTCATATCAGCCAGTATTTTTTTCTCAAGCCTTGAAACCTGCACCTGAGAAATACCTAAACGTTCAGCTACTTCCGTCTGGGTTTGATCTTTATAGTAACGCAAGTAGATTATCAGCCGTTCCCTTTTTTCAAGCCTGCTTAATACATCCTGAAGGGTAATTTGCTCAAACCAGTTATCTTCTTCTTCTGCAATTTGGTCAACTAGCGTGATAGGGTCTCCTTCATTTTCATAAACCGTTTCATATATAGATTGTGGAGATCGTCCAACTTCCTCCGCCTGGACGATTTCCTCTCTCGTCATTCCCAGAGCTTCAGCCAATTCATTCACTGTAGGGGATCGTCCATAAACCTTCATTAATTCTTCTTTTTTTCCTCTGACTTTATGGTTCAATTCTTTTAAACTCCGACTGACCTTAACGGTTCCGTCATCTCGGATAAACCGTTGAATTTCTCCAATAATCATAGGAACAGCATACGTGGAAAAACGAACATCATAACTAAGGTCAAATTTATCAATTGATTTGAGCAAGCCGATACAGCCAATTTGATAAAGATCGTCTTGATCATATCCCCTGCGTAAGTAACGCTGCACGACCGACCATACCAATCGAGTGTTTTTTTCGACTAAAAAGTCCCGTGCATCCTGGTCTCCGGCTTGACTTCTTCGAATCAGTTCTTTGACATTATGGTCAGATAAGCGTTCTTTTGTAGTATCACTCATAGTAGCATCCGCCTCAATTGCATAAAGCTCTAGTTGAGGTGAGCTGCTTCATCATACGGATTGTTGTCCCACTATCTGGTTCAGAAGTGACATCCACCTTATCCATGAAATTTTCCATAATTGTAAATCCCATACCGGAACGTTCCCATTCAGGTTTTGAAGTGAAGAGAGGCTCTTTAGCTTCTTCAATGTCGCTGATTCCTTTGCCTTCATCTTTTATAATAATTTCAATTTGTTCGCCCTCAATGGCACATGAAATCATAACTTTCTGATGCGGATTTTCCTCATATCCATGGATGATTGCATTTGTGACAGCTTCAGAAACAACCGTCTTAATATCCGTAAGCTCTTCCATTGTAGGATTCATCTGACTGATAAATGCCGCTACCGCCACGCGCGCAAGTGATTCATTTTCACTTACACTCAAGAATTCGAGTGTCATCTCATTTCGCATGAAGCCACCCCCAATAGTTCAAGAGCATAGGATTCGCTATCAACCAGCCTCATAATCTTAAACATCCCGGATAAATCAAATAACCGCCTGACTTCTGGAGATATAGAACAAATAATCATTTCATTCCCTGAAGCTTGAACCTCTTTATATCGCCCAAGCATAACCCCAAGGCCGGAACTATCCATGAAGTTAAGTTTTTCTAAATTAACAACTACATGGTCTACATCGTTCTGCTGCAGCTGGCCCCGCCAGGATTCGCGAAGCTTACTTGTCTCATGGTGATCAAGTTCTCCCTCAAAGCGAACTACCAAAACATTTTCTTTAGTAACAAATTCTACGCGAAGACTCAATTGGTTTCCTCCTCTAACTTATAAGAGTCCTTAAGTCTTTCGTAAAATCTGCTGCTTATTCCTGCTTAAAAACAATACTAGTGGCAAAAAGCTAAAACCTCTGAAAGCTCGTCAAATTCCTCCAGGAACGCTCCCATAAGTTGATAAAGCTTGCCTTCTCTACTTTCTCCTTTGTTTCTAGACGAACTTTGGCTACTTCTTTTCCATCTTTCTCAACGATGACCCATCCCATATGGTCTCCTCTGGAAAGAGGGAGTTCCTTTTGTTCCACCATTTTTATTTTAGTGTCATAAGCCTGTTCTTTCTCGGACTTTTTCTTGAGAATAACAACATCTTTTTCAGGAGAAAGTTTAATATTCTCAGGTTGTCCTCTAGTGAGCTTCATGGTTTTTAACGTATCTTTCTTATCATATAACTTGACTCCTTCATACTGCCCAAAGCCATAATCAAGGAGGCTTGTGATATCTGAATTACGATCTTTAGGTGTCTCCGCCCCCATTACGACCGCAATCATGTGCATGTCATCCCGTTTAGCTGAAGCGGTTAGACAATATTTTGCTTCAGAAGTGTAACCCGTCTTTAAACCATCCATACCAGGATAGGATTTTATTAACTTATTTGTCGTGACCAGCCAGAATTCGTTATCCTTGCCTTTACGTAAATAATCATCATAGATACTTGTATATTCAGTGACTTCATCGTGTAGTAAGAGTTCGCGAGCCATTACAGCCATATCATGGGCTGTACTATAATGTCCTTTTGCCGGGAGTCCGGTAGGGTTTTCAAAATGTGTGTTTTTCAGACCTAAATCTTGTGCTTTTTTATTCATTTGATTAACAAACTCTTTCTCAGAACCCGCGATCCGCTCCGCCATGGCTACACTTGCATCGTTACCAGAAGCTACAGCTATTCCCTTTAACAAGTCCTGAACAGTCATCTCTTCACCAGCTTCTAGAAAAATTTGTGATCCTCCCATTGAAGCCGCATGTTCACTGATTCTTACTTTTTCCTCCAGACTAATATTCTCTTTTTCCAATGCTTCCATTATAAGCAGAAGAGTCATTACCTTTGTCATACTGGCAGGAGGAAGTTCCTGATGGGCATCTTTTTCGTAGAGCATCATTCCACTATTTTTTTCTAACAATATGGCTGATTTAGCAGAATCCACCAGATCGGGCGCAGATTTTTCTTCTGCTTTTATGGATGCTGGCTGTAAAATACTTAAAGTTACCATTAAAATAAGGATGGAGCCGATGAGTTTTTGCATACAATTGACCTCCAATTTCTGTAAGTGCCCCTATTTTTCCCTTTATATGGTTTTCTATACAGAGTTATAGGAAAAGAAAAACAAGGCGCAGAAATAATATTCTACACCTTGTTTTTAACATTTTATTCTTCTATTTGATTCCTGTTTCAGCCAATAATCGCCTATTTATGGTTTTTAGGAACAATTAACCCATACAAGCATTCAAACTTCCGTCTCCTTTCTGTCCCCCCCCCAAACGTCAAGGGACTGATTTATGTATAATGCCGTTGATTAAATAAAAAAGTTCTCCACTATAAAAGGATAGCGAAGAACTCTGTTTCAAAATATGTGACTTTAAAATCTCAACAATTTTATTTAATCACTGTATAAATAAGCGTAGGTTTTTCTACTTTCTCATCGGCAATAGAATAAGCCTCTAATACTTTAGTAATGGATGCTTGAGGCTCTTCATCATCACTATTCAGAACAACTAGAGATTCTCCTTCTTCCACCCAATCTCCTATTTTTTTGTTCAAGGTAATGCCGACACCGTGATTAATCTCATCATCTTTGGTAGCGCGTCCAGCACCCAAGTACATAGCTGCAATTCCGATGGACTCTGCATCGATTGCAGCTATATAGCCGCTCTTCTCCGCTTTCACATCGATTTTGTGCTTGGCTTTAGGAAGGTTGTCTAAGTTATCGATCATCGATACATCACCATTTTGCGCTTCGACCAGATTCCGCAAACTTTGAAATGCCTTTCCATTTTCCAAATTCTTCGCCAAAGCCTCATAAGCTTCTTCATAAGAATTAAATACTTCCGCAAGAACGGTCATATGAGAGGCAAGTTCTAAAGATAGCTCTCTCAAATCCTCTACATTTTTTCCTTGCAGAATTTCAGCAGCTTCTTTAATTTCGTTGGCATTTCCAACTTCAAACCCAAGCGGCTGATTCATATCGCTAATGACCGCAACCGTTTGACGTCCAAGGTTGTTCCCGATATTCACCATTTCTTGAGCTAAATTTTTTGAATCTTCAAGGGTTTTCATAAAAGCACCAGAGCCCGTTTTAACATCTAACACTATGCCGTCTGCACCAGAAGCCAGTTTCTTACTCATAATCGACCCGGCTATGAGAGGAAGAGAATCGACAGTTCCTGTTACATCGCGCAATGCGTATAACTTCTTATCGGCAGGTGCCAGATTTCCAGTCTGTCCAGCTACTGCCAGCTTATGAGTATTCACATTATGGATGAACTGATCTTTTGTCATTTCAATTTCCAGACCCTTAATTGATTCCAGCTTATCCAATGTTCCACCCGTGTGCCCCAGGCCTCGCCCGGACATTTTTGCGACTGGCACCCCAACAGAAGCAACTAATGGACCTACAATGAAGGTAACTTTATCGCCTACACCGCCTGTTGAGTGTTTATCTACTTTATGTCCTTTGATAGCAGAAAGATCAATTGTCTCACCGGAGTCCACCATTGCTTGAGTCAATGTAGCTGTTTCTTCCTGAGTCATCCCTTGAAAGTAAATAGCCATCGTTAATGCCGAAGCCTGATAATCAGGAATATCACCTTGGGTGTACCCATCTACAAAGAAGTAGATCTCCTCTTTCGTTAGTTCGCCGCCATCTCTTTTTTTAACAATAATATCGTACATTCTCATTTAACTCACCCTTTACTATTTATGTCTTCAGGCTGGTAATGACTTTAAAAGTTCCTTAACAAATCCAAGGAAATCCTCTCTCACTTGAGAGGTGGTTTCAATAACTTCATCGTGAGTCAGAGGCTGATCCAATATTCCAGCAGCCATATTGGAAATACAAGAGATCCCCAGAACACGAATTCCTGCGTGACTAGCTGTAATAACTTCAGGTACTGTAGACATTCCTACAGCGTCTCCACCTAATACACGTAGCATTCGAACCTCTGCACCTGTTTCATAAGCTGGGCCTGTATTGCCTACGTAAACACCTTCCTGCACACTTAGTTCAAGTCTTTCAGCACTTTGTCTAGCATGTTCGATCAAGTCACGATCATAGGCTTCTGACATATCCGGGAATCGTGGTCCCCTTTCATCATCATTCGGACCGATAAGAGGGCTATCCCCCATGTTGTTAATATGATCCGTAATAATCATCAGATTACCAGGGTTAAAGGATTCATTAATCCCTCCAGCCGCATTCGTTACAAACAAGGTATCAATGCCGAGTTCTTTCATTACCCGGACAGGGAACGTAACCTGCTGCATATTGTACCCCTCGTAATAATGGAAGCGGCCTTGCATAGCAATGACTTGTCTTCCTTCCAATTCCCCGATAACCAATTGTCCCTTATGCCCGGACACGGTTGATTCAGGGAAATGAGGAATATCTCTATAAAGGATTGTTGTGGGGTTTTGAATTTCATCAGCCAGCACCCCTAAACCCGAACCGAGAATTAATCCTACGGTTGGCTGAACATTTAATTGTTTCGTTATATATTCTGAAGCTTCTTCTACGTGTAAGTGATACATAATGGGCCTCCTATTTAATATCGTTTAAAAAACTGGTTCCATGCTCCGGCATTTTAATCGAGAAATTGTCAGATATTGTGGCACCAATATCAGCAAACGTCTGACGCTGCTCTAATTCCTTTCCATCTTTAATTCCATTATGATAAACAAGTAGTGGGACAAGCTCTCTAGTATGATCCGTACCATGATGAACTGGGTCGTTGCCATGGTCTGCTGTAATGATCAAAAGATCATCTTCATTTAGTAGGTCTAGTACTTCTGGAAGACGTTTATCATAAGCTTCAAGTGCTTTACCATATCCTTCTGGATCACGGCGATGACCAAATTTCGCATCAAAATCGACAAGGTTTAAAAAGCTCATGCCTGTAAAGTCTTGTTGCATCGATTGAATAAGTTTGTCCATTCCATCCATATTGTCATTCGTACGAATCGCTTCTGTTACACCTTCGCCGTCATAGATATCGGAGATTTTACCTAAAGCAATTACATCTAGTTTTTCATCTTTCATTTCGTTCATAACTGTCCTTCCGAAAGGCTTTAAAGCATAATCATGACGGTTGGAAGTACGTTCAAAAGACCCTGGCTCTCCAACAAATGGCCGCGCAATTACTCGTCCAACCATATATTTCTCATCTAGTGTCAATTCGCGGCAAAGTTCACAGATCTCATAAAGTTCTTCAGGTGGTACTATCTCTTCATGAGCAGCAATTTGAAGCACAGAATCGGCGGACGTATAGATAATTAAATCACCGGTATTCATGTGATGCTCTCCCAGTTCTTTAATAATTTCTGTGCCGGATGCCGGTTTGTTTCCTACAATGCCACGCCCTGTTCTTTCTTTTATTTCACTCAGAAGTTCCTCCGGAAATCCATCAGGAAATGTACGGAAAGGCTGATCAATGTACAGCCCCATAATTTCCCAATGACCCGTCATCGTATCCTTACCATTTGATGCTTCTCTCATGGTTGTATAATGTGCTTTAGGCTGTTTTGAAGGCTCGACCCCCTGAATTTCTCTAATATTACTCAACCCAAGTGATCCCATATTCGGCATATTAAGCCCATTCATACGTTCAGCTATGTGACCCAGCGTATGGGCTCCTTTATCATTAAATTGTTCAGCGTCCGGGGCCTCTCCAATCCCCACAGAATCCATAACTACTAAAAATACTCTTTTAAATGGTTTCATTAACGATCCCTCCTATTTTTTACTTTCCCATAACTTAATTATTTTACGCTAATCTTTATAGATGTAGGATGTCAGACAACTAAAAACAAAAAAGTTTATGCTCGAGGATGATACGAGCGATAAACATCTTTTAATCGTGTTTTAGTAACGTGTGTATAAACTTGAGTGGTAGAAATATCAGCATGACCTAACATTTCCTGTACAGCACGCAAGTCCGCTCCATTTTCTAATAAATGTGTAGCAAATGAATGCCTCAGCGTATGAGGGGTGAGCTCTTTTAAAATTCCAGCATCGCGGGCAACCGCTTTCAGTATTTTCCAAAAACCTTGGCGTGACAGTTTATTTCCATGATGATTCACAAATAATTCTTCTGTCTTTTTATTTTTGACCAACGCCCCACGACCTTGTTCCAAATAAGTTTGCACTGCTTCCTTCGCCAAATCTCCTAGAGGAATAATTCTTTCCTTAGACCCTTTACCTAAACAGCGTACAAATCCCATCGTGAGATGGAGATCGCTTACTTTTAAAGAGACCAGTTCTGTGACGCGAAGCCCTGTGGCATAAAGCATTTCCAGCATCGCTTTATTTCTTAATGATAAAGGATCCTTCGTTTCCACATTAAGGAGTTTGTCCACCTCTTCAGATGAAAGTACTTTTGGCAGCTTTCGTTCTTTTTTTGGGGTTTCAATATGGAGACTTGGATCTTCATTTGTCACTTTTTCCCTGATTAAGAATTGATGATAGAGACGAATGGAAGACAGCAGTCTAGCCACTGTAGCAGAAGAACGCCCTTTATCATTCAAATCATGCAGGTACCTCATTATATGCGATCTTGTTACTTGATCCCAGTCTGATAGATTTAACTCCTGTTGTAAAAACTGCTGGTATTGCATTAGATCACGCTTATAAGATTGAATAGTATTCGATGATAGACCTCGCTCAACTGTTAAATAATGAAAAAAATCTTCTAACGCGTAATCCATGACCCATCTACTCTCCTAATTGGAAGAATATCGACAGTCGATCCGGCCAGTCCGGTTCCAGCGGCTTGTACACCTTTACTGCCGCGCCACTCGGTGGATCATATCGATGCTGCCTTTCATACTCCTCATGTACTAAACGAAGTGCCATATAAAAAACGCAAGTACATAAAGTAAATACAATAAGAACCTTAACTAATTCCTGTATATTTTGACGTAAATGAACCATCCCGCTACCCCTTTTCTAGAGCCTTTATGTAAAAGGATATGCCCAGATGGACGTCAAATATACATGATTGTTCTACCTACGATAAACCTACACGATTTCCGTCAGTTTGTAAATAGATCAAGACGTATCCCGTCTGTAGAAAATAAACGTCTACCAAAATAAAAAAGCCACTATGTGATTTCATAGCGGCAGTTTATTAATTTTCTTCGTTTCCCTTTGATGCCGAGGCGGCTACGGCTTGTTTCTGGCAGACGCGGCAGATCCCATGAAATGTTAAACGATGATCTTTAACCTGAAATCCCCATTGTCCTTCTACAAGCTTTTCAACGTCCCCTAATAAATCTTCCTCGATTTCCTCTACCGATCCACACTCTATGCAAACTAAGTGGTGATGAAAGTGCTCCGCCCCTTCTTTTCGAAGGTCATAGCGGGAAACTCCATCTCCAAAGTTTATTTTATCGACAACTTTCAATTCGGATAACAATTCCAGCGTACGATATACGGTAGCCAGACCGATTTCGGGTGCTTTCTCTTTTACGAGGAGGTAGACATCTTCGGCACTTAAATGATCTTCTTCATTTTCTAAAAGCACTCGAACAGTAGCTTCCCTTTGAGGTGTTAACTTATAACTCTGGGAATGCAATTGTTTCTTAATTCTCTCAATACGATGCTCCATATCGTTCGTCCCTCCCTCGTAATCAATTTAATTATAAGCAGAGTCAGAAGGAGTGTCAAATTAAAATTATTTTAATCTATGTTTTATAATCATTCTAAACTGAATATGATTATCACTACTAAATTAATGATAAATCCACTTCAACACGTAGTCAAGAACGGTATTTGAAAAAAATACTTCAATAGTAGAAGCTACGATCAGTATAAGCATTAATGCCCCAAAAAAAGCGCTGTAACGAACAAACCCTTTAAGGATGGGTTGATGCACTCTTCTTATAAACAGCTGCTTACAAAGCGTCAAAGAGAAAATCAGGGCCAGCGATCCAGCTATTAAGTATACAGGTATGATAAGTAAATTCTGAGGAGCTATAGCTGCTGAGGAGATCAACAGACCATACCAGCCCATCTGATTTACTAAAAACCCTACAGAAAACCCTACAACAAGTCCTTTAATAAATAATAGAACGGTAATAATGGGCATGCCAATAACAGAGATACCTAATAAAAACAAAAGAAGCATATATTTTAAATGGTAAAGGATGCTGTCCTTCCAAAGAGTAGCTTTTGAGGTTCCATTCATGGAAATATTTTGTTCAAAGAATTGTTTTAAGTAAAAAAAGAGATCCTGCTTTTGAACGAAATTCATGCTGTTAACGATTACCGCTCCGAATATAATTCCCATAATGAATAAGACGAATATAAAAACGAAAATATTTACATGGCTTTGTATCTCTTTCCCTGCCACCCGCATACTATTCTGCATGGAATCTCCATCCTTTCTCATAACCGGTCTATGACCAATCTATGAAGAAAAAGATAAAAGTAGACCATCATTCATTGTATTTAAGATCAACCCTTAGGTACTGCCTGTCTGGTCAGACATTTCATAGTAAATGTTCATAGATTTCACAAATGAGATGTAGTAGTAACTGACCTTTTTAACCGTCCTCTTTTGACTCATTCATGTCTCTGAGCTCAAGGGGTAAAAGATTTACTCTGAAACTCGAAGCTTCCAGTATAAAAGAGCATAGGCGGTTTTAGCATCCTGAATCCGTTGATTTCTTTCTAATTCTTCAGCTTCCCCCAGCGTTAACTCCATAAGCTCTACGAATTCATCCTCATCACCATCTGGACGTTGATCCAGGACTTTAACTTGATCTGTGAAATAAATATGGACAATCTCATCAGCGAAACCGGGAGATGTATAAAAAGAGGTAACCCATTCCAAAGAATCCGTCGTGTAACCAGTTTCTTCTTCCAATTCTCTAAGCGCACATGTCATAGCTTCTTCACCAGGTTCAAGTTTCCCAGCGGGGATTTCGACCAGGCTTTTTTCCATTGGTTTTCTGTACTGCTCCACGCATATTAATTTACCTTCATCCGTAAGGGCAATAACGGCTACAGCACCTGGGTGCTTAATCAACTCCCGTTTAGAAGTATTTCCATCGGGTAAAGTAACACTGTCAATATTTAATTGAACAATCTTGCCCGTATAGATCGTTTCTGTATGGTAAGTTTTTTCTTCAAACCTCTTCACAGTCTCTCATCCTCTCGATTAATCTATGGATAG
The Halobacillus halophilus DSM 2266 DNA segment above includes these coding regions:
- the fur gene encoding ferric iron uptake transcriptional regulator yields the protein MEHRIERIKKQLHSQSYKLTPQREATVRVLLENEEDHLSAEDVYLLVKEKAPEIGLATVYRTLELLSELKVVDKINFGDGVSRYDLRKEGAEHFHHHLVCIECGSVEEIEEDLLGDVEKLVEGQWGFQVKDHRLTFHGICRVCQKQAVAASASKGNEEN
- the deoB gene encoding phosphopentomutase, producing MKPFKRVFLVVMDSVGIGEAPDAEQFNDKGAHTLGHIAERMNGLNMPNMGSLGLSNIREIQGVEPSKQPKAHYTTMREASNGKDTMTGHWEIMGLYIDQPFRTFPDGFPEELLSEIKERTGRGIVGNKPASGTEIIKELGEHHMNTGDLIIYTSADSVLQIAAHEEIVPPEELYEICELCRELTLDEKYMVGRVIARPFVGEPGSFERTSNRHDYALKPFGRTVMNEMKDEKLDVIALGKISDIYDGEGVTEAIRTNDNMDGMDKLIQSMQQDFTGMSFLNLVDFDAKFGHRRDPEGYGKALEAYDKRLPEVLDLLNEDDLLIITADHGNDPVHHGTDHTRELVPLLVYHNGIKDGKELEQRQTFADIGATISDNFSIKMPEHGTSFLNDIK
- a CDS encoding NUDIX hydrolase, whose amino-acid sequence is MKRFEEKTYHTETIYTGKIVQLNIDSVTLPDGNTSKRELIKHPGAVAVIALTDEGKLICVEQYRKPMEKSLVEIPAGKLEPGEEAMTCALRELEEETGYTTDSLEWVTSFYTSPGFADEIVHIYFTDQVKVLDQRPDGDEDEFVELMELTLGEAEELERNQRIQDAKTAYALLYWKLRVSE
- a CDS encoding YqzK family protein, which translates into the protein MVHLRQNIQELVKVLIVFTLCTCVFYMALRLVHEEYERQHRYDPPSGAAVKVYKPLEPDWPDRLSIFFQLGE
- a CDS encoding pyrimidine-nucleoside phosphorylase; the protein is MRMYDIIVKKRDGGELTKEEIYFFVDGYTQGDIPDYQASALTMAIYFQGMTQEETATLTQAMVDSGETIDLSAIKGHKVDKHSTGGVGDKVTFIVGPLVASVGVPVAKMSGRGLGHTGGTLDKLESIKGLEIEMTKDQFIHNVNTHKLAVAGQTGNLAPADKKLYALRDVTGTVDSLPLIAGSIMSKKLASGADGIVLDVKTGSGAFMKTLEDSKNLAQEMVNIGNNLGRQTVAVISDMNQPLGFEVGNANEIKEAAEILQGKNVEDLRELSLELASHMTVLAEVFNSYEEAYEALAKNLENGKAFQSLRNLVEAQNGDVSMIDNLDNLPKAKHKIDVKAEKSGYIAAIDAESIGIAAMYLGAGRATKDDEINHGVGITLNKKIGDWVEEGESLVVLNSDDEEPQASITKVLEAYSIADEKVEKPTLIYTVIK
- the xerD gene encoding site-specific tyrosine recombinase XerD; the protein is MDYALEDFFHYLTVERGLSSNTIQSYKRDLMQYQQFLQQELNLSDWDQVTRSHIMRYLHDLNDKGRSSATVARLLSSIRLYHQFLIREKVTNEDPSLHIETPKKERKLPKVLSSEEVDKLLNVETKDPLSLRNKAMLEMLYATGLRVTELVSLKVSDLHLTMGFVRCLGKGSKERIIPLGDLAKEAVQTYLEQGRGALVKNKKTEELFVNHHGNKLSRQGFWKILKAVARDAGILKELTPHTLRHSFATHLLENGADLRAVQEMLGHADISTTQVYTHVTKTRLKDVYRSYHPRA
- a CDS encoding purine-nucleoside phosphorylase, with amino-acid sequence MYHLHVEEASEYITKQLNVQPTVGLILGSGLGVLADEIQNPTTILYRDIPHFPESTVSGHKGQLVIGELEGRQVIAMQGRFHYYEGYNMQQVTFPVRVMKELGIDTLFVTNAAGGINESFNPGNLMIITDHINNMGDSPLIGPNDDERGPRFPDMSEAYDRDLIEHARQSAERLELSVQEGVYVGNTGPAYETGAEVRMLRVLGGDAVGMSTVPEVITASHAGIRVLGISCISNMAAGILDQPLTHDEVIETTSQVREDFLGFVKELLKSLPA
- the spoIIM gene encoding stage II sporulation protein M, which gives rise to MQNSMRVAGKEIQSHVNIFVFIFVLFIMGIIFGAVIVNSMNFVQKQDLFFYLKQFFEQNISMNGTSKATLWKDSILYHLKYMLLLFLLGISVIGMPIITVLLFIKGLVVGFSVGFLVNQMGWYGLLISSAAIAPQNLLIIPVYLIAGSLALIFSLTLCKQLFIRRVHQPILKGFVRYSAFFGALMLILIVASTIEVFFSNTVLDYVLKWIYH